The following are encoded in a window of Bacteroidia bacterium genomic DNA:
- a CDS encoding gliding motility-associated C-terminal domain-containing protein — protein sequence MRFTHETLIYEKQCSCRAFVPSAFSPNNDDRNELWRPILECAPQQYSLRIFNRWGMEVFFTNNVENGWGGKSAGNLLPEGTYAYTLRYTPALPILPAETITGTMHLIR from the coding sequence ATGCGGTTTACCCATGAAACCCTGATTTACGAAAAGCAATGCAGTTGCCGCGCCTTTGTGCCCAGCGCCTTCAGCCCCAACAATGATGACAGGAACGAACTATGGCGTCCCATACTGGAATGCGCTCCACAGCAATACTCCCTCCGCATCTTCAACCGCTGGGGCATGGAAGTATTCTTCACCAATAATGTGGAAAATGGCTGGGGCGGTAAATCGGCCGGAAACCTCCTGCCCGAAGGCACCTATGCCTATACCCTTCGCTACACGCCCGCCCTGCCAATCCTGCCCGCTGAAACCATTACAGGGACAATGCACCTTATCCGCTGA
- a CDS encoding PKD domain-containing protein, with the protein MRLLSTLFTAILLSFPLWGQVSFTYNLPSGCAPLSVQFTNTSTQGNYYEWSIGNKQYSEENPTVTLGPGYYFPNLTVWDTTGGGMNYIGWYNSQLILKGLEIQGVPETEELCVGQPFSPYAYTSGFNEWVPVKNVSWDFGDGATSTEEYPSHAYSGIGTYTLRLTATTDSCGTQVLEREIRVVDQFTFQSWTGINGPSIACPNTLLDFYVSMDVTPQSIIYNYGDGTIDTIYNEAMWSEHSYSNTGNYTVNAKIISYCGNDTTVSAMVYIGNDVPVSNVWGISAPARICPGAEIDFWVLMSNRNSHTYAWDFGDGNTSQKEGPSHLYNMPGSYNVSVTVTNACGNDTTVFTTVEVKDNLHITDVHGISGTESACPGDGMDFWVGVSYGETYSYEWNFGDGNTSVSQSPEHVYTTAGTYNVSVKITNKCGMDTTVSTTVDVVTDLRIDYAEIYVPSGICPGDQAEFYAITDNGSTYDYAWDFGDGNSATSRYPRHSFADTGTYNVSVKITNGCGNDTTLSKMVKVGGNLPLSTSDIDFDHAGYSRYCPGDLVTFFHYMGNMDVSIDFGDGTAPTTDFVEIEIEEEYFIPIITHTYSAPGTYTVTLTATNGCGSTASNTLEVEIGNGVEAEIDISWTDSTGNSSIITCEPVYFYPEAQGGEVAWDFGDGNTAKSKEIRVKHVYVNPGTYMVKATVTNGCGQTATESIEVVVTGDSCKRVGIIESATSLAFDIYPNPASSSVTVALERTQFAKVQVELYNMTGKMMHQTLLTSSQAEINLSGFAPGVYLLKINADGRQAVRKVVIK; encoded by the coding sequence ATGAGACTATTAAGTACACTATTCACGGCAATCCTGCTAAGCTTTCCGTTATGGGGCCAGGTAAGCTTTACCTACAACCTTCCTTCGGGTTGTGCGCCACTATCCGTGCAGTTTACCAATACCAGCACGCAGGGCAACTATTATGAATGGAGCATTGGCAATAAGCAGTACTCTGAAGAAAACCCTACAGTGACCTTAGGTCCGGGTTATTATTTTCCAAACCTTACGGTGTGGGATACTACCGGTGGAGGTATGAATTATATTGGATGGTATAATTCACAGTTGATCCTGAAAGGCCTTGAAATACAAGGAGTGCCAGAAACTGAAGAACTTTGCGTGGGCCAGCCTTTTTCGCCCTATGCCTATACAAGCGGGTTTAATGAATGGGTACCTGTCAAAAATGTATCCTGGGATTTCGGTGATGGCGCCACCTCCACAGAAGAGTACCCTAGCCATGCATACTCTGGTATTGGCACATACACTCTTCGCCTTACTGCCACTACCGATTCTTGTGGCACTCAGGTACTTGAAAGGGAAATCAGGGTTGTGGACCAATTCACATTTCAGTCCTGGACCGGGATAAATGGCCCCTCCATCGCATGCCCCAATACCCTGCTGGATTTTTATGTTTCAATGGACGTAACCCCGCAAAGTATCATTTACAATTACGGGGATGGCACAATTGACACCATTTATAATGAAGCGATGTGGTCCGAACATAGTTACTCCAACACCGGAAATTATACCGTGAATGCAAAGATTATAAGCTACTGCGGCAACGACACTACCGTTTCTGCAATGGTATATATTGGCAATGATGTACCCGTTTCCAACGTATGGGGAATATCTGCCCCGGCTAGAATCTGCCCGGGTGCCGAAATTGATTTCTGGGTATTAATGTCTAACAGGAACTCCCATACTTATGCCTGGGATTTTGGCGATGGCAATACATCTCAAAAAGAAGGGCCAAGCCATTTATACAACATGCCCGGAAGCTACAATGTGTCAGTAACCGTAACCAACGCGTGCGGTAATGATACCACTGTATTCACTACGGTAGAGGTAAAAGATAACCTGCACATAACTGACGTTCACGGAATATCCGGAACGGAATCCGCTTGTCCGGGAGATGGTATGGATTTTTGGGTAGGTGTCTCATATGGCGAAACCTATTCTTATGAATGGAACTTTGGTGATGGAAACACTTCCGTATCCCAAAGCCCTGAGCACGTCTATACAACAGCCGGAACTTACAACGTAAGCGTAAAGATTACCAACAAATGTGGAATGGACACTACGGTTTCCACAACCGTTGATGTGGTTACTGACCTCAGGATTGACTATGCCGAAATTTATGTGCCCAGCGGGATATGCCCCGGTGACCAGGCTGAGTTTTATGCCATTACCGACAATGGCAGCACATACGATTACGCCTGGGACTTTGGCGATGGAAACAGTGCCACAAGCCGTTACCCCCGCCATAGTTTTGCTGATACCGGCACTTATAACGTAAGCGTGAAAATAACCAATGGTTGCGGCAATGACACTACATTAAGCAAGATGGTAAAGGTAGGCGGCAACTTACCGTTATCTACCAGCGATATTGATTTTGACCATGCCGGCTACAGTCGCTACTGCCCTGGCGATCTGGTGACATTTTTCCACTATATGGGCAACATGGACGTTTCCATTGATTTTGGGGATGGCACTGCACCCACTACTGATTTTGTTGAAATAGAAATAGAAGAAGAATATTTTATTCCAATAATTACTCATACCTACAGTGCCCCCGGCACATACACGGTTACGCTTACAGCAACCAATGGTTGTGGCAGCACAGCTTCAAATACGCTGGAAGTTGAAATCGGAAATGGCGTGGAAGCCGAAATTGACATTTCCTGGACAGATTCTACCGGCAACAGCAGCATCATCACTTGTGAGCCTGTTTACTTCTATCCTGAAGCACAAGGTGGAGAAGTAGCCTGGGATTTTGGGGATGGCAATACGGCAAAATCAAAGGAGATCCGCGTAAAGCATGTTTACGTTAATCCCGGAACATATATGGTAAAAGCCACCGTTACCAATGGTTGTGGCCAAACAGCCACTGAAAGCATCGAGGTGGTTGTGACCGGGGATTCTTGTAAAAGGGTAGGTATTATCGAAAGTGCCACTTCATTGGCTTTTGATATTTACCCCAACCCCGCTTCCTCTTCCGTTACCGTTGCTTTGGAAAGAACCCAATTTGCCAAAGTGCAAGTGGAGCTTTACAATATGACCGGGAAAATGATGCATCAAACACTGCTGACTTCTTCTCAGGCAGAAATTAACCTGTCAGGCTTTGCACCTGGTGTTTATTTATTAAAAATAAATGCTGACGGCCGACAAGCTGTACGGAAAGTTGTGATAAAGTAA